The Lytechinus variegatus isolate NC3 chromosome 7, Lvar_3.0, whole genome shotgun sequence genome includes the window ATGGGGTCAAATGTACAGATTTTTGATAAAATTGCCCCTATGCTTTCCTCTACTATTATAATTAATTGTATGTTTCATATTGCCATTCCTGTTGTACGTagttactacatgtactttaatggtgttacattgtataattatttgtatttcagcCAGCTGCCAGTGATGATGCGTTCAATAGTTAgcattatgagcatttgaatgaagatacttaaaatatttcaataagtgaacttttaaaatttccaaaattatttttcaatggaGGAATATaggtatttatttcatatagcatgaaacattttctttttcttgcaaTTGTGAATCTGCATCAAAGATCAGTTAATCTAGATTGAAGTATGAAGTAATATTCATGTACACAATCTTCATCGATCAGAAATGTATGAAGAGGAAATAAATACTaaagatgaatattttataattaacCAAACAAGTCAATCTcaatttttccttctttcttgtACAAAATTACTTGTATATCATAATGGTTTGTTTCCTTGTGGGGAATAATAACATGTGGGCATGAGGTAACTTTCTCCTGAAAAACCATATTCAAAAGCAGTACAGGTAATAATCAGGCAAAtggtcaaattttcttttaataccaTACAAGACAAGTTCTCAGGGCCTCTAATTTAATGTAGACATTTTGGATTTCCCTAAACTTATCTGGAGTAGATATAATTACAATAAAGAATGTCTGCATGAGTAATCTtttctaaatttcaaattatgcCATTgcataaataacatttcaaaataacaaaagtaCAAAAAAGAGATGGCCTTCGAATTTGAAGACAGTGTAGTTCTACTTCTGAGCATAGAACAAATTTACTTTGGATTAAACTGTACCTCACATGGAAAGGGTAGGTACTAACTTTCTGCAAGCGCGGATCTCTTGAATGCTTTCCATTAGGCTCATAATGACAAGGTTCAGGAGCATGAATATTCACTGccttatacctcagtcacaatTGCTCTACAGCAGCCATACAGTGAGTCGAAAGCAGCcgtattcaaaccacctatgtgtagctattacaaaaaagtgtaaaaatGGTGTTTTTTACTCGCCGTGCAGCCACTGTAGAGCAAATGTAAATGAGGTATAAATCTCACTGAATTTTTATATGGCTCATAGTATAGTTGAAGATGTGCACTATACTAgtatttaacattttaaaagagaaaaaaatggcacATCAAATTTGCAGGTATAGGGCTACttttgagcccccccccccaaaaaaaatctccaTTTCCATTGGGTTAAACACGAAACAGAGTTTAGGAAGGGAGAAATCACTATTATCTAGCATACTTTAGGAGGGAAAAACTATAATAGTCCTCCAAGGCTTTTGTGGCAGGTCAACTTGCTTGCTGACATGCCATcaaatatacatgcatatatattaCAATTCAATAACATCTGCTAATTAAGCAATTAACCATAAAATGAGACTTATGAAGTAAAATGACAAACACAATTCATCTCCACTTTTTACATACAAAATTTAATCATAAAGAAATTCACAGTATTATCAATCAGAATGACAAAAAGTTACATCACAAGGTATATCAAACACCCTCCCTACAGAGTCTCTGGCAGAAAAGCAATTCACATCTTGGAAGGTACAGTGACTTAGAAGTGggaaaggtcacaatgactccCGCATCTTCATATATAATGCAATGGCCGAGAATCAACAAAAATAGATTccaattgaatttttaagaacTACCAAGTATTCCTGTGGGACTTGACTTCGTTCCTCATCATGGTAACATACTGTAGGATAACATCAACACTTTTATCAGACAAATTCCTTTGCTTTCGATTGACTTAATGGGAAATATATCTGACTGCTTCTATGTTAACTATCCCATCTTTTTCACATTTATCCAATAACGATGACTTGTTGGTGCtgaaaactttcatgaaatggttAACTCTGGAGTAAGCTGGAAAGGCCTGGCATCAAGAGAACACAGTGGCATCATGATCTCAGGTTGAATCTGACCACTAGTATTCAGGTAGGAGTACATTGGAATGGTTGAATTTCATCTACAGCCAGCTACACTGCCCTGGGATTCCAAAGATGGCTTATCAGATGATACAGGACTGTGTAACTGAAAAGTAAAATGGATAAATATTAATGGTTTATCATTAAATCCCTTTTTTATGGTCAGTAGCCAATGGCTTAAGTACACATCTTTACGTACagtacatgaaatgaaatgaataatatacaaaatgcaCAACAAAAACCTAATAAAAAgtaaagatgaagaaagaaTTACTGAAAAAGCCCCCTCCCCTTCCTGGTTCTGAAAACCATGAGACACTTTTAATCATACATTCATTATTTGACCAGTAACAGTGCATCCATGtacttcaatttttaaaaaaatattttaaaaacactATTCCTAGACATTAAGATAATTTTTCTTCacagattttttcttttctcaaaaTATATTAAGGAAACAAATTCTTTATACACAATTGATAAATCTGCATATGATGAATTTGTATGACATTTTATACTTGGATAGTCTTCTTAGAGATTTTTACTGCAAAATGGAATGTTGAAAACATATAAAACTCACTGCAGAAGCTATATTGGTCCATGCCAAGGCTCGTTGAATTGTGTCATTTGTAGAAGGTGCCGTTTCCAAATTCCAATAGGTAAACTTGTCAAAACTTTGGGTTGCTTTTAAAGTACGATCCTTCATTGGAAGAGGATATGAATCAGGATAGAGTTTTAGAAAGACTAGATTTAAAAATTTGGTTTACAAAaggtaaataaaaagaaataaaatgatattgaatattttaaaagtaattGTATCATAATTTCTTCAACAATTTACTTGCATAATACTTGCTgatagcaagaaaaaaaaaacattccttgAAAATTTGTGAGGACTTTACCTGTCACAGCTATGCAGAGATAATGGGAGCATTTTGAACACAACAGTTTGGTTGAAAATGCAGTTTATAcatgaaaattataaatatcCAGTGTGACAATAATTATCTAGTCATTCACCATTGGTTACATAAAATAAACCCTTCTagtaataaagaatgcaaatcTTATTTCCACAAGTACTTGAAAGGCATGCTAAACTTACCTCATCTTCAGTGAAGGGTTTACTAGGCTCTTTCAGAATAACACCTATTAAATCAAgagtcaaaatataaaataggaTTAAAACATATTCGTACCTAACAGCCAACTCTAAATAATCTGTTATACACCATCAAAGGACAAAATACAAAAACCAACGGTCCTCAAAGATTGTCTGTTTGTAAATGCAATAATTTCTAATATCCTTAATACAGGAGCTTGTACTACAGAACTTGCCAAGAACAAATACCACTGCTATTAAATACAATtatcttaattttctttcagcACTTTTTCCTGACCAGTATCTTTACCATTCTTTAAGTATCAAGAACCTCCACTCTTGAAATGCAGCTCTATTGTGTAGATGGAATAgatttgaaaaatagtatactaaCAAAGGTTTTTGTTTCTATTCCCCCATTTCATATGTAGGCAAACCGTCCAGTAccatttattgttttaattgatGGGAAATTCCCAGTAAGattcctcaaaaaaaaaaaaacaattgagagTAATAACATATCTTCTTGTTTACCTTTATATCCCTCAGGGATTGGAATCTCTTGACCTCTAAGGAGTCTCCCTCGGAATGATACCTGCTGACCTGAAAGATaatgttgtttttatttaatactaaACACGCCTGCtgaaaaagcaaataaaatactttctttttatataattttatttacttatttcaaaatctttaatttttttttttttgggggggcataATGTTCAGAAGAGAACAGATATTATTCGAAAATGATCTTCCAAAATACTGTGAAGGAAACCCCCCTTCGTGAATAGGAAAATCTCATCTTAAAAGAGATATTTAGATTTCTAAAATGTCCTTTTCATCTGgagttttgtttgtttacatAACGTAACTGAAAGCCATTATAGTCATTGAATGAAAGGTTAAGTGCCGGTGATCAGCTGTTTTTACTACGTGAACTGTGACCTGAATTCCAGAGAGACTGGTGAATTTCTTTGGATTAATTGTTAGTGTGCGCGCATACGTGTTAGCGCAGAGGAATTGGTATATTTCTGCTGAGTCACGCCATAATCGCGTAGAGCCAGCAGTACGATCTATTTATGGGACCGGTATGGTCtgttatgaaattttatgaGCGTTAAATAGCTCTAAGTCAAATTTGAATCTTACCTTTTGTGTAAATTCCATGAAAGTTGATGACAGCACTAATTTATTGCTGGAATTTCTTCATTCATGTTTGGATActgttattttcctttattctgAGACGATTACCGGCAGTATTTTGAACTTTTCCTTGGATCTTAAGCTCTGATGCGCGCATACGCGCACAGACGCACTATCTTGTGTATTTTAAAGTACTGAATTTGCATAGCATCCCGCCGCGTAATGTTATGTGAATTGAGTGGTTTTTAAAGCACTAAAATTACATAACAACCCGCCGCGTAATGTAATGAGCTCAAAAATTGCCaaaattctgggggggggcaaaagtcTATAAATAGGCGAGGTTTTCGAGAGTTTGCCATATCGTCTGCAAGCTCTTTAGAGAAGGATCGTTGAaagtcactcactcactctctctctGAACCATTGTTAATTCAACTTTAGCATTCTTCTGTGAGTACATTACGTCATAATATGACACTTAGTTCCATTCAGGGAATTCAGCGAGAATAATGATGAATTTTAGCTACAAATTTGAAACCGTTCGTCACCTTTTTGGGGTTCGTGACGACCTTTGGCAACCAATACTCTGTTGTATTTCTTTATAGTCAGCTTGGATTTATCAGTTGTTCACAGAAATTGggcagcttttgttattcattcgCAGACTTTGATTGATTTATCAAGTCTACTGATTGTTTGATCGATATCTAGAGAAGATATGAAAGCATTTATTGGTGCTTGTCTGTGTTCATTTTTGACATGAACACAGCTGTTTAAAAGCAGATAGAAATTAATTGATGGTCAGGATAGTGAACATGAATGCTGACTATTAATTTATCTTTCTGGAATCTCCTGAATGGATGATTATATTTAATTACCTTATTTATGAAATTGGatgatttatgcattttatattatgaatttatttctgacttGATGACTATATTTTAGGCAGTCCTTTTAAGGACTCTTGACAGTCTGAATACTTAATCAAATTATCTAGTTAGAGTAATTAAATTACTGCATTGATAAAATTATTCTACCAGCGTGGAAAAGGCTAGTGTCAGATTTTCAATCTCTAAACAGAGATTAACTTTTGGTCAGTAACATTTGGCATAAAACTGTCAAGTTGTTCTGGAATGTGTGTTGTTTTGGTATTGCTTTGAATATTGATCTGACTTTGGCATTTTTTCCACATTGgttgtttaaacaatatttattgATAGAGTCGTTAACTCAATTCTAATTTCAGGATTAATGACTTtggttatttatttacatttcttaCATCATATACAAATAGGATCAAAACTAAACAAAACTAGCCATCATGAGTGTGTGGATGTTAAGGTCACGTGTTACATAGTGTCAAGCATGCAATTCCCGTAGTTGTTAAGATCAGATTATTTAATGTTATAAGATCAAAATACTTAATGTTATAATATCAGAATACTGAATATTAATTCTGATTAAGATTACCATATAATCAGAATGACGTAAACAATAGATGAGATGTAAATACCTGATTATCAATCAGAAAGCATTTGTAAATAACTTGTAAATAATTGTCTGTGCAGTCATTCACATATTTTATTAAGGATACTTGATGTTTATAGACTGAAGTAAACTCAATTTATGGA containing:
- the LOC121419040 gene encoding ribonuclease H2 subunit C-like; this translates as MALCVDGKSLEDVGCADLHLMPCTIEGDGEANVSQFFTPAIRQNEESPGTTGQQVSFRGRLLRGQEIPIPEGYKGVILKEPSKPFTEDEDRTLKATQSFDKFTYWNLETAPSTNDTIQRALAWTNIASALHSPVSSDKPSLESQGSVAGCR